One Mycolicibacterium crocinum DNA window includes the following coding sequences:
- a CDS encoding LLM class flavin-dependent oxidoreductase, protein MKISLFYEFPLPRPWSEDDEHQLFQHGLDEVELADKAGFSTVWLTEHHFLEEYCHSTAPEMFLAAASQRTKNIRLGFGVMHLPPPINHPARIAERVATLDHLSNGRVEFGTGEGSSVAELGGFDIDPADKRTMWEEALEVSIRCMTEAPFTGFKGEHVEMPARNVIPKPLQSPHPPVWVACTRPSSVQMAAQKAIGALSFAYTGPEALKTRVDGYYKEFEEQGTPCTPAINPNLLAIGGDLSMMVAKTDDEAIKKIGIGGGFFSFGIMHYYINGMHTPGRTGVWELYENAVKEDPTLAYGPGRGAIGSPETVREFLRSYEASGVDEIILLLNPRSHEGTMESIEIMGKEILPEFIERDEKAVKDKAKRLEPVVEKVEARRQPSEAPLFDETYSFGGLPTGRGGKFTAGEIPEAMAEINEGRVKAAQMEKEKREAK, encoded by the coding sequence ATGAAGATCTCGCTGTTCTACGAATTCCCGCTGCCGCGGCCGTGGTCGGAGGACGACGAGCACCAGCTGTTCCAGCATGGCCTCGACGAGGTGGAGCTCGCCGACAAGGCCGGCTTCTCCACCGTGTGGCTCACCGAGCACCACTTCCTCGAGGAGTACTGCCACTCCACAGCACCGGAGATGTTCCTGGCCGCAGCCAGCCAGCGCACCAAGAACATTCGCCTCGGCTTCGGTGTGATGCACCTGCCGCCGCCGATCAATCACCCGGCGCGCATCGCCGAGCGGGTCGCCACCCTGGACCACTTATCCAACGGGCGTGTTGAATTCGGCACGGGTGAAGGGTCGTCGGTTGCCGAACTCGGCGGCTTCGACATCGACCCCGCCGACAAGCGCACGATGTGGGAAGAGGCGCTGGAGGTGTCGATCCGCTGTATGACCGAGGCGCCGTTCACCGGTTTCAAGGGTGAGCACGTCGAGATGCCTGCCCGCAACGTCATCCCCAAGCCGCTGCAGAGCCCGCACCCGCCGGTCTGGGTGGCCTGCACCCGCCCGTCGTCGGTGCAGATGGCCGCTCAGAAGGCCATCGGCGCACTGAGTTTCGCCTACACCGGACCCGAGGCGCTCAAGACCCGCGTCGACGGCTACTACAAGGAGTTCGAGGAGCAGGGCACACCATGCACGCCGGCGATCAACCCGAACCTGCTCGCCATCGGCGGTGACCTGTCGATGATGGTGGCCAAGACCGACGATGAGGCGATCAAGAAGATCGGCATCGGCGGCGGCTTCTTCTCGTTCGGCATCATGCACTACTACATCAACGGCATGCACACGCCCGGACGCACCGGTGTGTGGGAGCTGTACGAGAACGCCGTCAAGGAGGACCCGACGCTGGCCTACGGTCCCGGCCGCGGTGCCATCGGGTCGCCGGAGACGGTGCGGGAGTTCCTTCGTAGCTATGAGGCCAGCGGGGTCGACGAGATCATTCTTCTGCTGAACCCGCGCAGCCACGAGGGCACGATGGAGTCCATCGAGATCATGGGCAAGGAGATCCTGCCCGAGTTCATCGAACGTGACGAGAAGGCCGTCAAAGACAAGGCCAAGCGGCTCGAGCCGGTGGTCGAGAAGGTCGAGGCACGCCGTCAGCCGTCGGAAGCCCCGTTGTTCGACGAGACCTATTCCTTCGGCGGGCTGCCCACAGGCCGCGGCGGAAAGTTCACTGCCGGAGAGATTCCCGAGGCCATGGCCGAGATCAACGAGGGTCGCGTCAAGGCCGCGCAGATGGAGAAGGAGAAGCGGGAAGCGAAGTAG
- a CDS encoding alpha/beta fold hydrolase: protein MSYQHRIIVVDGLTTHFLEVGEGDPVVLLHGGEFGASAEIGWEKVIPALSQHYRVLAPDMLGFGDSAKVVDFTDGRGMRIRHLARFCALLGIDSAHFVGNSMGAINLLVDMTSESPVLPVRSAVTICGGGEIQKNRHTTALYEYDATYEAMRAIVEALFFDPGYPADEAYVQRRYESSIAPGAWESLAAARFRRPGLDAPSTPSSKRAYERIDVPVLVVEGAGDKLLPSGWAAEIAKQISDGHSAVIKNAGHCPQIEQPGATAELLLNFFAQTDASQQNCE from the coding sequence GTGAGCTATCAACACCGCATTATCGTCGTCGACGGTCTGACGACACACTTCCTCGAGGTGGGGGAGGGCGACCCAGTCGTGCTGCTGCACGGTGGCGAATTCGGGGCGAGTGCCGAAATCGGCTGGGAGAAAGTGATTCCCGCGCTCTCGCAGCATTACCGCGTGCTGGCCCCGGACATGCTCGGGTTCGGAGACTCGGCGAAGGTGGTCGACTTCACCGATGGTCGCGGCATGCGCATCCGGCACCTCGCCCGGTTCTGCGCCCTGCTGGGCATCGACTCGGCGCACTTCGTCGGCAACTCGATGGGTGCCATCAATTTGTTGGTGGACATGACGTCGGAGTCTCCGGTACTGCCGGTGCGCAGCGCGGTGACGATCTGCGGTGGCGGCGAGATCCAGAAGAACCGGCACACCACCGCGCTCTACGAATACGACGCCACGTACGAGGCCATGCGGGCCATCGTGGAGGCGCTGTTCTTCGACCCGGGCTATCCCGCCGATGAGGCGTACGTGCAACGGCGCTACGAGTCCAGCATCGCGCCCGGTGCGTGGGAATCATTGGCGGCAGCGCGTTTTCGCCGACCTGGATTGGACGCCCCGTCGACCCCGTCGAGCAAGCGGGCGTACGAGCGCATCGATGTACCGGTCCTGGTCGTCGAGGGTGCCGGCGACAAGCTCCTGCCGTCGGGTTGGGCCGCCGAGATCGCCAAGCAGATCTCCGACGGTCATTCGGCTGTCATCAAGAACGCCGGACACTGCCCACAGATCGAGCAGCCCGGCGCGACGGCGGAGCTCCTCCTGAACTTCTTCGCCCAAACCGACGCTTCGCAGCAGAACTGCGAGTAG
- a CDS encoding cyclase family protein: MSDFRRVADDVRNWGRWGDDDELGTLNFITPEKIAQAAATVQHGKVFPLGVDFGSSGPQGAFQYRQNPTHVMTIDGGDAKTLMEYGPSWLRNPAAVQLSGYSTAGPMRFNDDMIIMPLQAATQWDALSHVYYEDKLYNGFPADSVSSLGAYYLGIDKVDSKGITSRGVLLDIVKLRGVPTFCELGQPITPAELDEAARTQGVTVEPGDIVLIRTGWWARFLETGDGQEPGAGLDWTCASWLADHQVAAVAADNLMVENPASGVDGAILPMHMLCLRDMGLMLGEYWNLTELALDCAADGRYEFQLVAPPLSVTGAVGSPVNPIAIK, from the coding sequence ATGAGCGATTTCCGGCGGGTCGCCGACGACGTCCGGAACTGGGGCCGATGGGGCGATGACGACGAGCTCGGCACGCTGAACTTCATCACACCCGAGAAGATCGCGCAGGCCGCGGCAACCGTCCAGCACGGCAAGGTGTTTCCGCTTGGCGTCGACTTCGGCTCGTCGGGACCGCAGGGTGCATTTCAGTACCGGCAGAACCCGACCCACGTGATGACGATCGACGGTGGTGATGCCAAAACCCTGATGGAGTACGGCCCGTCGTGGCTGCGCAATCCCGCGGCCGTGCAGTTGAGCGGTTACTCGACGGCCGGGCCGATGCGGTTCAACGACGACATGATCATCATGCCGCTGCAGGCCGCCACTCAGTGGGATGCGCTGTCACATGTGTACTACGAGGACAAGCTGTACAACGGTTTTCCGGCCGATTCGGTGTCCAGCTTGGGCGCCTACTATCTGGGCATCGACAAGGTCGACAGCAAAGGCATCACGTCCCGCGGTGTGCTGCTGGACATCGTCAAGCTGCGCGGGGTGCCGACATTCTGCGAACTCGGCCAGCCGATCACCCCGGCCGAGCTCGACGAGGCGGCCCGCACGCAGGGTGTCACCGTGGAACCCGGCGACATCGTGCTGATCCGAACGGGTTGGTGGGCGCGCTTTTTGGAGACCGGTGACGGGCAGGAGCCCGGGGCCGGACTGGATTGGACGTGCGCGTCCTGGCTGGCCGACCATCAGGTCGCCGCGGTCGCGGCGGACAACCTGATGGTCGAGAACCCGGCGTCCGGCGTCGATGGCGCGATCCTGCCGATGCACATGCTGTGCCTGCGGGATATGGGCTTGATGTTGGGTGAGTATTGGAATCTCACCGAATTGGCACTCGATTGCGCGGCCGACGGCCGGTACGAGTTCCAGCTCGTCGCGCCCCCGCTGAGTGTCACCGGTGCGGTGGGGTCGCCGGTCAACCCGATCGCGATCAAGTGA
- a CDS encoding molybdopterin-containing oxidoreductase family protein, whose translation MLEVTPTSPQTVHTFCRYCLASCGVDVTVEAGRVVKISADKQNPHSWTDFCAKGRTAAQLVEHPRRITRPMRRVGESYVEATWDEAIADIAARMSAIIEAGGPDAVATYTGNPSGFSSSNLLFMTGWLDAIGSQNRYYVGSVDQNNLHVVAQAMYGSQLFVPVSDVDNCDFFLLVGANPAVSAWNWVESVPGGWKRALARQRQGATIVVVDPVRTESAEKADLHLAIRPGQDWALLLGMVKVIFDEGLEHREDCGDLAIGMPELRALASAADLDDLAARCDIPRADIETLARDFAAALGAMVITRTGVSLHLAGTIGEWLGHVLNVITGRMDRSGGRRFERGYVDALKLAAFAKPVDHRSRLQDRPMVAGHHGLDELPDEITTPGQGQIRAMVINAGNPVVSGPDGARLDAALAQLDLLVVIDLLQRESHRHAHWLLPAAHWLERDDLLALTSGLHDEPYVQYGRRAVDPPGEAREEWRFFLDLTLAMKRPFLGMRGVNQFVKATRAVANATRKPSLAFGPHWIDRMIIGLSRGISWRAVMEHPHGWVFGKREFGHLRTALRTEDKRIHVAPAEFVDRARELLSEPHPKSPAGRPFQLANSRRRHSMNSWLNDIPGLHPSGKDNHAVINAKDAAALGIADGDRVRVFSDVGAVELAAVVSDRPRPGVVIVDHGWGSRVFDPRGGAEPISFGVNRNLLVDGSPVDPLSQTPALSSAWVGVERLGP comes from the coding sequence TTGCTTGAAGTAACCCCCACTTCGCCGCAGACCGTCCACACGTTCTGCCGGTACTGCCTTGCCTCGTGCGGTGTCGACGTCACCGTCGAGGCGGGGCGGGTGGTGAAAATCTCGGCGGACAAACAGAATCCGCACAGTTGGACCGACTTCTGCGCCAAGGGCCGCACGGCGGCTCAGCTCGTCGAGCATCCGCGCCGCATCACCCGCCCGATGCGGCGGGTGGGCGAGAGCTATGTCGAGGCCACGTGGGACGAGGCGATCGCCGACATCGCCGCGCGCATGTCGGCGATCATCGAGGCCGGCGGCCCCGATGCCGTCGCCACGTACACCGGCAATCCGTCGGGCTTCTCGTCGTCAAATCTGCTTTTCATGACGGGCTGGCTGGACGCCATCGGCAGCCAGAACCGGTATTACGTGGGTTCGGTCGACCAGAACAATCTGCACGTGGTCGCACAGGCCATGTATGGGTCGCAGCTGTTCGTCCCGGTGTCCGACGTCGACAATTGCGACTTCTTCCTGCTGGTGGGCGCCAATCCCGCTGTGAGCGCCTGGAATTGGGTAGAAAGTGTGCCGGGCGGTTGGAAGCGGGCGCTGGCCCGGCAGCGACAGGGCGCCACGATCGTGGTGGTCGACCCGGTGCGCACCGAAAGCGCCGAGAAGGCCGACCTGCACCTGGCGATCCGCCCCGGCCAGGATTGGGCGCTGCTGCTCGGCATGGTCAAGGTGATCTTCGACGAGGGTCTCGAGCACCGCGAGGACTGCGGCGACCTTGCCATCGGCATGCCCGAGTTGCGCGCGCTGGCCTCGGCCGCCGACCTCGACGACCTCGCCGCCCGCTGTGACATTCCCCGCGCCGACATCGAGACTCTGGCCCGAGATTTCGCGGCCGCGCTCGGCGCGATGGTGATCACCCGCACCGGGGTCTCACTGCATCTGGCCGGGACCATCGGCGAGTGGCTCGGCCACGTGCTCAACGTCATCACCGGACGGATGGACCGGTCGGGTGGACGCCGGTTCGAACGCGGATACGTCGACGCGCTGAAGTTGGCGGCGTTCGCCAAGCCGGTGGACCACCGCAGCCGGTTGCAGGACCGGCCGATGGTGGCCGGCCATCACGGACTCGACGAACTGCCCGACGAGATCACCACGCCCGGGCAAGGGCAGATCCGCGCCATGGTCATCAACGCGGGTAATCCCGTCGTCTCCGGACCCGACGGCGCCCGACTCGACGCCGCACTGGCTCAGCTCGACCTGCTGGTGGTGATCGACTTGCTGCAGCGCGAGAGCCACCGTCACGCACACTGGCTGCTGCCTGCGGCGCACTGGCTGGAACGGGACGATCTGCTGGCGCTCACCAGCGGTCTGCACGACGAGCCTTATGTTCAATACGGGCGGCGGGCCGTCGATCCACCGGGTGAGGCGCGCGAGGAATGGCGGTTCTTCCTCGACCTGACGCTCGCGATGAAGCGGCCCTTCCTCGGGATGCGGGGCGTCAACCAGTTCGTCAAGGCGACCCGCGCCGTGGCCAACGCCACCCGTAAGCCGTCGCTGGCGTTCGGGCCGCACTGGATCGACCGGATGATCATCGGCCTGAGTCGCGGGATCAGTTGGCGTGCGGTGATGGAACATCCACACGGCTGGGTGTTCGGCAAGCGCGAATTCGGTCATCTGCGCACGGCGCTGCGCACCGAGGACAAGAGGATTCACGTCGCACCGGCCGAATTCGTTGATCGGGCACGCGAGTTGCTGTCGGAGCCCCACCCGAAGTCGCCGGCTGGACGACCTTTTCAGCTGGCGAACAGCCGGCGCAGGCATTCGATGAACTCCTGGCTCAACGACATTCCGGGGCTCCACCCGTCGGGCAAGGACAACCATGCCGTGATCAACGCCAAAGACGCTGCCGCGCTGGGCATCGCCGACGGCGATCGGGTCAGGGTGTTCTCCGATGTCGGTGCGGTTGAACTCGCCGCCGTGGTCAGCGACCGGCCGCGGCCCGGCGTCGTGATCGTCGACCACGGCTGGGGTTCGCGGGTGTTCGACCCCCGCGGCGGTGCGGAGCCGATCTCGTTCGGCGTCAACAGGAATCTGTTGGTGGACGGATCGCCGGTCGATCCGCTGTCGCAGACCCCGGCCTTGAGTTCGGCGTGGGTGGGCGTCGAGCGGCTCGGCCCCTAG
- a CDS encoding 3-carboxyethylcatechol 2,3-dioxygenase: MSHSPLLNLPGPSAELLDDINARLADARDFVAEFDPELVVIFSPDHYNGFFYRLMPPFCIGSAASGVGDYGTHAGPLNVPGELANEMAASVWEAGVDVALSAAMDVDHGTVQPLEVLFGDAASRPVIPVFINSVATPLGPLKRTRALGSAIGEYLGALDKRVLVVGSGGLSHDPPVPTLATAPPAALERIVGGAPMSPEGRAARQQAVIAAAHDFAHGQSPLQPLNPDWDHALLDLVDTNRLAEVDGWTNDWIAREAGNSAHEIRTWVAAFAALASQGEYQTQQRYYRAAPELIAGFAIRTAVLV, encoded by the coding sequence ATGTCGCACAGCCCGCTGCTGAACCTACCCGGCCCGTCGGCGGAACTGCTTGACGACATCAACGCCCGGCTGGCCGACGCCCGCGACTTCGTCGCGGAATTCGACCCCGAGCTCGTGGTCATCTTCTCCCCGGACCACTACAACGGGTTTTTCTACCGGTTGATGCCGCCGTTCTGTATCGGCAGTGCGGCATCCGGTGTCGGCGATTACGGTACCCACGCCGGACCGCTAAACGTGCCCGGCGAACTGGCCAACGAGATGGCCGCGTCGGTCTGGGAGGCCGGCGTCGACGTGGCGCTGTCGGCGGCGATGGACGTCGACCACGGGACGGTGCAGCCGCTCGAAGTGCTGTTCGGTGACGCCGCGTCCCGGCCGGTCATTCCCGTGTTCATCAACTCGGTTGCCACCCCGCTGGGGCCGCTCAAGCGCACCAGGGCACTGGGCTCTGCGATCGGCGAGTACCTGGGCGCTCTGGACAAGCGGGTGTTGGTCGTCGGATCCGGTGGGCTGTCGCATGATCCGCCGGTGCCGACGCTGGCGACCGCACCACCGGCCGCGCTGGAACGCATCGTCGGCGGGGCGCCGATGTCTCCCGAAGGCCGGGCGGCGCGGCAGCAAGCGGTCATCGCCGCCGCGCACGATTTCGCGCATGGCCAGAGCCCGCTGCAGCCGCTGAACCCGGACTGGGACCACGCACTACTGGACCTCGTCGACACCAATCGACTGGCCGAGGTGGATGGCTGGACCAACGACTGGATTGCCCGTGAGGCCGGCAATTCGGCGCACGAAATCCGAACCTGGGTGGCGGCTTTCGCCGCGTTGGCTTCCCAGGGCGAGTATCAGACACAGCAGCGCTACTACCGCGCTGCTCCAGAGTTGATCGCGGGTTTCGCGATCCGGACGGCGGTGCTTGTATGA
- a CDS encoding mycofactocin-coupled SDR family oxidoreductase, whose product MAGRVEGKVAFITGAARGQGRAHSVRLASEGADIIAVDICKPIDTVDKIAASTPEDLAETADLVKNAGGRIFTAEVDVRDYDALKAAVDAGVEEFGRLDIIVANAGIGNGGETLDKTSEADWNAMIDINLSGVWKTVKAGVPHILEGGRGGSIILTSSVGGLKAYPHTGHYIAAKHGVVGLMRTFAVELGAQNIRVNSVHPTNVNTPLYMNEGTMKLFRPDLENPTADDMKVVAQLMHTLPIGWVEPEDIANAVLFLASDESRYITGVTLPVDGGSCLK is encoded by the coding sequence ATGGCAGGACGGGTAGAAGGCAAGGTCGCATTCATCACCGGTGCGGCCCGCGGCCAAGGTCGCGCCCACTCGGTGCGGCTGGCGTCCGAGGGTGCCGACATCATCGCGGTCGACATCTGTAAGCCGATTGACACCGTGGACAAGATTGCGGCGTCCACCCCTGAGGACCTGGCCGAGACCGCGGATCTGGTGAAGAACGCCGGCGGACGCATCTTCACCGCCGAGGTCGATGTTCGTGACTACGACGCGCTGAAGGCGGCGGTGGACGCCGGCGTCGAGGAATTCGGCCGGCTCGACATCATCGTCGCGAACGCCGGCATCGGCAACGGCGGCGAGACGCTGGACAAGACCAGCGAAGCCGACTGGAATGCAATGATCGACATCAACCTCAGCGGTGTGTGGAAGACGGTGAAAGCCGGTGTGCCACACATCCTTGAAGGAGGCCGCGGCGGCTCGATCATCCTGACCAGTTCAGTGGGCGGGCTCAAGGCTTACCCGCACACCGGCCACTACATCGCCGCCAAGCACGGCGTCGTCGGCCTGATGCGCACGTTCGCCGTCGAACTCGGCGCCCAGAACATCCGGGTCAACTCCGTGCACCCGACCAACGTGAACACCCCGTTGTACATGAACGAGGGCACGATGAAATTGTTCCGCCCCGACCTGGAGAACCCGACGGCCGACGACATGAAGGTCGTCGCGCAACTGATGCACACGCTGCCGATCGGCTGGGTCGAGCCCGAGGACATCGCCAACGCGGTGCTGTTCCTGGCGTCTGACGAGTCGCGCTACATCACCGGTGTCACTCTGCCTGTCGACGGCGGCAGTTGCTTGAAGTAA
- a CDS encoding cytochrome P450, whose amino-acid sequence MTVSADRDLHYDPYDVDQNINPFPMFARLREEAPLYYNPDLDFYALSRFDDVNKAVIDHETFISGRGALLEIIKSGMEIPTGTLIFEDPPIHNIHRNLLSRVFTPRKVAALEPQIREFTTRCLDPLVGTGRFDFVNDLGEQMPMRVIGMLLGIPEDRQRAVTDHGEATLQSDKVDLLATGEIFAEFIDYRRDHPADDIMTDLLNAEFADETGTVRRLHREELLLYLTVIATAGSETTTRLIGWAGKTLAEYPDQRRELAENPALIPQAIEEILRWEPPALQIARYVTRDVEYYGQTVPAGSAMLMLVGAANRDHRRFAPDGDVFDIHRELKSHMTFGAGTHFCMGNALARMEGRIALEEILKRFPTWEVDWANARKSQTTAVRGWDAMPTIVP is encoded by the coding sequence GTGACAGTCAGTGCCGACAGGGATCTTCACTACGATCCTTACGACGTCGACCAAAACATCAACCCGTTTCCGATGTTCGCGCGGCTGCGCGAGGAAGCGCCGCTGTACTACAACCCCGACCTCGACTTCTACGCGCTGAGCCGCTTTGACGATGTCAATAAGGCCGTCATCGACCACGAAACGTTCATCTCGGGCCGCGGCGCGCTACTGGAGATCATCAAGTCCGGAATGGAAATCCCGACCGGCACATTGATTTTCGAGGATCCGCCGATCCACAACATTCACCGCAACCTGTTGTCGCGGGTGTTCACACCGCGCAAGGTCGCCGCCCTGGAACCGCAGATCCGCGAATTCACCACCCGCTGCCTGGATCCGTTGGTGGGTACCGGCAGGTTCGACTTCGTCAACGACCTCGGCGAACAGATGCCAATGCGGGTGATCGGCATGCTGCTCGGCATTCCGGAAGATCGCCAGCGGGCGGTCACCGACCACGGCGAGGCGACGCTGCAGTCGGACAAGGTGGATCTGCTGGCCACCGGTGAGATCTTCGCCGAGTTCATCGATTACCGCCGCGACCATCCGGCGGACGACATCATGACCGACCTCCTCAACGCGGAGTTCGCCGACGAGACCGGTACCGTGCGCCGGCTGCACCGCGAAGAACTGTTGCTCTACTTGACGGTGATCGCGACGGCCGGCTCGGAGACGACCACCCGATTGATCGGTTGGGCCGGCAAGACCTTGGCCGAATACCCCGACCAACGACGTGAACTCGCCGAGAACCCGGCGTTGATTCCGCAGGCGATCGAGGAGATCCTTCGCTGGGAGCCGCCGGCGTTGCAAATCGCCCGCTACGTCACCCGCGACGTCGAGTACTACGGCCAGACCGTGCCTGCGGGCTCAGCGATGCTGATGCTCGTCGGCGCGGCCAACCGCGACCATCGGCGCTTCGCGCCCGACGGCGATGTCTTCGACATCCATCGGGAGCTCAAGTCGCACATGACCTTTGGTGCGGGCACGCACTTCTGCATGGGCAACGCACTGGCCCGCATGGAAGGTCGGATCGCGCTCGAAGAAATCCTCAAGCGCTTCCCGACCTGGGAGGTCGACTGGGCCAATGCACGCAAGTCTCAAACCACTGCGGTCCGCGGCTGGGACGCCATGCCGACGATCGTTCCCTGA
- a CDS encoding coniferyl-alcohol dehydrogenase has translation MARIDDLLRYDGRRVVVTGCASGIGAQLCEQLIDLGAVVVGLDMRRPAAELSEFIEIDLADPASIDQAASVVNGPIDALFNVAGVSSGIGNPLLVVTINFLGMRQLTEALLPKLGPGSSVNLVSSLAAANYRENLPQAAGLLATGSMAEGIDWCHANPDALADGGYRLSKEAIIGYTVTNAVPLGARGIRINCSGPGVTETPILDQLRSAYGPEMLDDIPKPLGRVSNPAEQAAVLVFLGSQAAGYITGQVIWADGGNIAARQAADYEKG, from the coding sequence GTGGCTCGCATCGACGATCTGCTGCGGTACGACGGCCGCCGCGTGGTGGTCACCGGCTGCGCGTCGGGAATCGGCGCGCAGCTGTGTGAACAGTTGATCGATCTGGGCGCCGTGGTGGTCGGCCTCGACATGCGCCGCCCGGCGGCCGAGCTCAGCGAATTCATCGAGATCGATCTCGCCGACCCTGCGTCGATCGATCAGGCGGCGAGCGTGGTCAACGGACCCATCGATGCCCTGTTCAATGTCGCCGGGGTGTCGTCGGGGATCGGCAACCCGTTGCTGGTTGTCACGATCAACTTCCTGGGTATGCGGCAGCTCACCGAGGCACTGTTGCCGAAGTTGGGGCCTGGCTCGTCGGTCAATCTCGTGTCCTCACTGGCCGCCGCGAACTACCGTGAGAACCTGCCGCAGGCGGCCGGTCTGTTGGCGACGGGCTCGATGGCCGAGGGCATCGACTGGTGCCACGCCAATCCCGACGCACTGGCCGACGGCGGCTACCGGCTGTCCAAGGAGGCGATCATCGGCTACACGGTGACCAATGCAGTGCCGCTGGGCGCCAGGGGTATTCGCATCAATTGCAGCGGGCCGGGTGTCACCGAGACGCCGATCCTCGACCAGCTGCGGTCGGCGTATGGGCCGGAAATGCTCGACGACATCCCCAAACCGCTGGGCCGGGTGTCGAATCCGGCTGAGCAGGCCGCGGTGCTGGTGTTTCTGGGCAGCCAGGCTGCCGGCTACATCACCGGTCAGGTCATCTGGGCCGACGGCGGCAACATCGCGGCGCGGCAAGCAGCCGACTACGAGAAGGGATGA
- a CDS encoding FAD-binding protein, whose product MTEFDHSVDVLVIGSGAGGMTAALRADAVGLDTLIVEKSPKFGGSSALSGGGIWVPGAPSQRKAGYSPDPDGVFEYLKTITDGLVSDERLRAYVDTAPEMMEFLEKSSNWFEFVWKPGYADYYPELPGGSERGSTINVPEIDLRKLGDEEQNLLAPLALAPKGIWFAPKDLRLFYQVRQNWRGKAVLLKLIWRMFRARVFGDRMAAIGQSLMARMRLALKEKDIPLWLSAPMTELITDVDGNVVGAVVERDGTPVRIEARRGVIVASGGFDHDMAWRREHLPVLEKDWSFGNPAATGDGIRAAEKVGAATDLLDEAWWFPAMCWPDGRLQFMLNERMMPAQFVVNGAGKRFINEAAPYMDFAHAMIEGQQQGVDHIPCWLVTDITSFHRYVVGGHLPIPKVPFAPVPTGRKIPQAWLDSGIVKAADTLAELASQIGVPADELQRTAARFNELAHKGHDDDFNRGDSAYDNYYGDPTLPNPNLAPLGKGPYLAFQIILGDLGTSGGLLTDEHARVLREDGSVIGGLYATGNASAAVMGRSYAGAGATIGPAMTFGYVAAEHISHNSNREVTA is encoded by the coding sequence ATGACCGAATTCGACCACTCCGTCGATGTTCTCGTCATCGGCTCCGGCGCGGGCGGGATGACCGCCGCACTGCGCGCCGATGCGGTGGGCCTGGACACCCTGATCGTGGAGAAGTCGCCGAAATTCGGTGGTTCGTCGGCACTTTCGGGTGGCGGCATCTGGGTCCCGGGTGCGCCGTCGCAACGCAAGGCCGGCTACTCGCCGGACCCCGACGGCGTCTTCGAGTACCTCAAGACCATCACCGACGGCCTCGTCAGCGACGAACGCCTGCGCGCTTACGTCGACACCGCACCGGAGATGATGGAGTTCCTGGAGAAATCCAGTAACTGGTTCGAGTTCGTCTGGAAGCCCGGCTACGCCGACTACTACCCCGAACTGCCCGGCGGATCCGAACGGGGCAGCACCATCAACGTGCCGGAGATCGATCTGCGCAAGCTCGGTGACGAGGAGCAGAACCTGCTGGCGCCGCTGGCGCTGGCGCCGAAGGGAATCTGGTTCGCCCCGAAAGACCTTCGCCTCTTCTATCAGGTCCGGCAGAACTGGCGGGGCAAGGCGGTGCTGCTCAAGCTGATCTGGCGGATGTTTCGGGCGCGGGTGTTCGGTGACCGGATGGCCGCGATCGGGCAGTCGCTGATGGCGCGGATGCGGCTGGCGCTCAAGGAAAAGGACATCCCGCTGTGGCTGTCGGCCCCGATGACCGAACTCATCACCGATGTGGATGGCAATGTGGTCGGCGCGGTGGTGGAACGGGACGGCACGCCGGTGCGGATCGAGGCTCGCCGCGGCGTGATCGTGGCCTCGGGCGGGTTCGACCATGACATGGCCTGGCGTCGTGAGCACCTGCCGGTGCTCGAGAAGGATTGGAGCTTCGGCAACCCCGCGGCAACCGGTGACGGGATCCGGGCGGCTGAAAAAGTCGGCGCCGCCACCGATCTCCTCGACGAGGCGTGGTGGTTCCCCGCCATGTGCTGGCCGGACGGACGCCTGCAGTTCATGCTCAACGAGCGAATGATGCCAGCGCAGTTCGTCGTCAACGGCGCGGGTAAGCGTTTCATCAACGAAGCCGCGCCCTACATGGATTTCGCACACGCAATGATCGAAGGCCAACAGCAGGGCGTCGACCACATCCCGTGCTGGTTGGTCACCGACATCACGTCCTTCCACCGGTACGTGGTCGGCGGACACCTGCCGATCCCGAAGGTGCCGTTCGCCCCAGTTCCGACCGGCCGCAAGATCCCACAGGCGTGGCTGGACTCCGGGATCGTCAAGGCCGCGGACACCCTCGCCGAGTTGGCGTCCCAAATCGGTGTGCCCGCAGACGAACTGCAGCGCACCGCCGCCCGGTTCAACGAGCTCGCGCACAAGGGCCACGATGATGACTTCAACCGTGGCGACTCTGCCTACGACAACTACTACGGCGACCCCACGCTGCCGAACCCCAACCTGGCTCCGCTGGGCAAGGGGCCGTACCTCGCCTTCCAGATCATCCTCGGCGACCTCGGCACGTCGGGTGGATTGCTCACCGACGAGCACGCCCGGGTGCTGCGCGAGGACGGCTCCGTCATCGGTGGTCTCTACGCCACCGGAAACGCCTCGGCCGCGGTGATGGGCCGCAGCTACGCCGGCGCCGGCGCCACCATCGGACCCGCTATGACGTTCGGATACGTCGCAGCAGAACACATCTCCCACAATTCCAATCGAGAGGTAACCGCATGA